A portion of the Eubacterium maltosivorans genome contains these proteins:
- a CDS encoding sigma-54 interaction domain-containing protein: MLDISKPSHSQEYIDYLNAIPRETLLTILENAFSEIYVLDKNGRIIYINPAAIRLYGVPPEDLINKNSKTAKKDLWDPYSFDMTKQAHRAIVTESIYYKTNRSMICINVPVYNDNDEFELMVSTSLDNIRAVDLSYRDLRNPIESINLDFSDEIIGKSILFEQCLTDLEKAAKFDCNILILGESGTGKSYLAQMVHEGSPRNHKPFVAINCGAIPDGLLESELFGYMPGAFTGANVKGKIGLLKNADGGTIFLDEIGELSPAMQVKILDVLENKRFFPVGSNKPEYVNIRIIAATNQNLMNAIREKKFREDLYWRLNTVKVVLPPLRKRKEDIFYLATAFLNDFNKRYNTNKVFNEKILSCFNNYDWPGNVRQLRNAVERMIILSDGIIINEELFFRYLDQEEDREETDGETYNVEEFKKQTVIKLYAKHKSSRAVARRMGISQSTANLLINKYIKNKA; the protein is encoded by the coding sequence ATGCTGGATATATCAAAGCCATCCCATTCCCAGGAATATATTGACTATTTAAACGCCATACCCCGTGAGACATTGCTGACGATTCTGGAAAATGCCTTTTCTGAAATTTACGTTCTGGACAAAAATGGCCGTATTATTTACATCAATCCTGCGGCCATACGTTTGTATGGGGTACCGCCTGAGGACTTGATCAATAAAAACAGCAAAACGGCCAAGAAAGATCTATGGGACCCTTACAGCTTTGATATGACAAAGCAGGCCCACCGGGCGATCGTGACAGAAAGTATTTATTATAAAACAAACCGGAGTATGATCTGCATCAATGTCCCGGTCTATAATGACAACGATGAGTTTGAGCTGATGGTGTCCACCTCTCTGGATAACATCCGCGCTGTGGATTTAAGCTATCGTGATCTGAGAAATCCCATTGAGTCCATTAACCTGGACTTTTCAGATGAGATTATCGGGAAGAGTATCCTGTTCGAGCAGTGCCTGACAGACCTTGAAAAGGCAGCGAAGTTTGACTGCAATATTTTGATTTTAGGTGAGAGCGGCACAGGAAAGAGCTATCTGGCCCAGATGGTGCACGAGGGCAGTCCGAGAAACCATAAGCCCTTTGTGGCCATTAACTGCGGTGCCATCCCGGACGGGCTGTTAGAGAGCGAGCTGTTTGGCTATATGCCCGGGGCCTTTACCGGCGCCAACGTCAAGGGGAAAATCGGGCTTCTGAAAAACGCCGACGGCGGCACCATTTTTCTCGATGAAATTGGGGAGCTGTCCCCGGCCATGCAGGTTAAAATTCTGGATGTTCTGGAAAATAAACGTTTTTTCCCGGTGGGGAGCAACAAGCCCGAATATGTCAATATCCGGATTATCGCCGCGACCAATCAGAATTTAATGAATGCCATCCGGGAGAAAAAGTTCAGAGAAGACCTTTATTGGCGGCTCAATACCGTAAAGGTCGTGCTGCCGCCTCTGAGAAAAAGAAAGGAAGATATCTTCTACCTGGCGACCGCTTTTCTGAACGACTTTAACAAGCGCTACAATACCAATAAGGTATTCAATGAAAAGATACTTTCCTGCTTTAATAATTATGATTGGCCAGGCAATGTGCGCCAGCTCAGGAATGCTGTGGAGCGCATGATCATTTTGTCCGATGGCATTATTATTAATGAGGAGCTGTTTTTCCGCTATCTGGACCAGGAGGAAGACCGGGAAGAGACCGACGGGGAAACCTACAATGTTGAGGAGTTTAAGAAACAGACGGTCATCAAGCTTTATGCAAAGCACAAATCGAGCCGGGCAGTGGCCAGGCGTATGGGAATCAGCCAGTCCACCGCCAATCTTTTGATTAACAAGTACATTAAAAATAAAGCGTG
- a CDS encoding trimethylamine methyltransferase family protein: MYKRNFTRSFVTQESIELIHEKSLYLLKNKGIRFCSEELLEMFREKGFKVDGELVYITEEQVDDALASCPRNFDYVSRGHKHRVGTTQKKTIGQSSLGPVNVLKEGEHRPAAAEDFVNFVKLFQTSDVIDVIDCELLHPNDVPAQYKTDFMTLTPMIYSDKPLAGLNGSRETCRRAIQLAKEFNDIHDQVLMSTLITSAPPFTWDRLMCETIIEYAKNGQCSCIAGVGLAGLTAPPSLSGAIIQNNTERLAGIVATQVVNPGAPVIYQFCALETDLRYSLCVCGGAETSVEWFVENELANFYGLPKRSHGCLSDAKQDDYQSGRESTMVGLSALMCEPELVYMLAGIMDSFNTLGYEKFMLDEDTYKICGRFLRGVEFKEENLYMDKMEKIEHSANYLARTSKIYRNDFVFPEIANRKAYSNWEKEDNAISVQERATLAWKKRLEEYVPLELDKKQQKMVEELLPKEWRV, translated from the coding sequence ATGTATAAACGGAATTTTACAAGAAGCTTTGTCACACAGGAATCCATCGAGCTCATTCACGAAAAATCATTGTACTTATTAAAGAATAAGGGGATACGGTTTTGTTCGGAGGAACTGCTGGAGATGTTCCGGGAAAAAGGGTTTAAGGTTGACGGCGAGCTTGTCTATATAACAGAGGAACAGGTCGACGATGCCCTGGCCTCCTGCCCGAGAAATTTTGATTATGTGTCCAGAGGACACAAGCACCGTGTTGGAACAACTCAGAAAAAAACCATTGGACAGTCCTCGCTTGGGCCTGTCAATGTGCTTAAGGAGGGAGAACACCGCCCGGCTGCCGCAGAGGATTTCGTCAATTTTGTGAAGCTGTTTCAGACAAGCGACGTGATCGATGTGATCGACTGCGAGCTGCTGCACCCAAACGATGTGCCGGCCCAGTACAAAACGGATTTTATGACGCTGACCCCGATGATCTATAGCGATAAGCCATTGGCAGGCCTGAACGGAAGCCGGGAAACCTGCCGCCGGGCGATCCAGCTCGCCAAAGAATTCAATGATATTCACGATCAGGTGCTCATGTCAACCTTAATCACCAGCGCGCCGCCCTTTACCTGGGACCGTCTGATGTGTGAAACCATCATCGAATACGCGAAGAACGGACAGTGCAGTTGTATCGCAGGCGTTGGCCTTGCAGGGCTGACAGCGCCGCCATCTCTGTCTGGCGCGATTATCCAGAATAATACCGAGCGCCTTGCGGGCATTGTGGCGACACAGGTGGTAAACCCCGGCGCGCCGGTTATCTACCAGTTCTGCGCCCTGGAAACAGACCTCCGTTACTCACTTTGTGTATGCGGCGGGGCTGAAACCAGCGTGGAATGGTTTGTCGAAAATGAGCTCGCCAATTTTTACGGCCTCCCCAAGAGATCCCACGGCTGTCTGTCCGACGCCAAGCAGGACGACTACCAGTCCGGCAGAGAATCCACCATGGTTGGCCTTTCTGCCCTGATGTGTGAGCCGGAGCTGGTCTACATGCTGGCCGGGATCATGGATTCCTTTAATACACTGGGCTATGAGAAATTTATGCTGGATGAGGACACCTATAAAATCTGTGGCCGTTTCCTGAGAGGCGTCGAGTTTAAGGAAGAAAATCTCTATATGGATAAAATGGAAAAAATTGAGCATTCCGCCAATTATCTGGCCAGAACCTCCAAGATTTACCGCAACGATTTTGTCTTTCCAGAAATCGCCAACCGCAAGGCGTATTCTAACTGGGAAAAAGAAGACAACGCCATCAGCGTGCAGGAACGCGCGACCCTGGCCTGGAAAAAACGGCTGGAGGAATATGTACCGCTGGAACTGGACAAAAAGCAGCAGAAAATGGTCGAAGAGCTGCTGCCAAAGGAATGGAGAGTATAG
- a CDS encoding BCCT family transporter yields the protein MRHHLQWPENKMKSDKKSPFSMVNGWTFFPPLIFTVLLTAVVMSNPTVAGNVLETVFSFITDKFAWLFDWYYLALIVVVLILAFGPLGKKRFGNEKPEYSTLSWLGMIFTGAAGLGVLTWTSVEWLYTYQSPMWGVEAGTVEALQQAAMMPLFHWGPVFYLGYALIAVLFAYQFYCKKVDDTLPSTACISLIGKKRARGGLGKTIDIIYIVALLSSVVTCVGVNVPTLVAIITNIIGYEPPFIVSIVLIMAWSIIMAILLFAGLKKGIGLLSNIRVYVGFGILVFVLLFGPSFFMLNSFTDGLGMLMQNTLHLVCNTDPYAKSGIPQNWTVFYYAWYITMSIQNGVFYGRISKGRTVRELVLGLLGATVIGTYMFFIVFQGFSINTFLEQGLDLGAILAEGGQGAAIAAIWKYLPFAGILMPVLFIFANICMQTLLNANAYSMAMSTTKVLKSGQEPPSWIKIFWSLCIGVISIALLMIGGIRPFQTITVICGVPALAIIALMALSFFKDIKKNGWKLSGEQLPENISNISEKPIATKPEDSPKIKA from the coding sequence TTGCGACATCATCTGCAATGGCCTGAAAACAAAATGAAATCTGACAAAAAATCACCTTTTTCCATGGTTAACGGCTGGACCTTTTTTCCACCGCTTATCTTTACCGTATTGCTGACAGCTGTGGTTATGTCCAACCCGACGGTTGCCGGCAATGTACTGGAAACAGTCTTTTCCTTTATTACGGATAAATTCGCCTGGCTGTTTGACTGGTACTATCTGGCGCTCATCGTCGTTGTACTCATTCTGGCCTTTGGACCGCTCGGCAAGAAACGCTTCGGCAATGAAAAGCCTGAGTATTCTACCCTCTCCTGGCTGGGTATGATCTTTACCGGCGCCGCTGGGCTCGGCGTGCTCACCTGGACAAGCGTGGAGTGGCTTTACACCTACCAGTCACCCATGTGGGGCGTTGAGGCCGGCACAGTGGAAGCTCTCCAGCAGGCTGCCATGATGCCGTTGTTTCACTGGGGACCTGTATTCTACCTGGGCTATGCATTGATCGCTGTTCTCTTCGCCTATCAGTTTTACTGTAAAAAGGTGGACGATACCCTGCCGAGCACAGCCTGCATTTCCCTGATTGGCAAAAAACGCGCGCGGGGCGGTCTTGGTAAAACCATTGACATCATTTATATTGTCGCCCTTCTCTCCTCTGTCGTGACCTGCGTGGGCGTCAATGTCCCTACTCTGGTCGCCATCATTACCAACATTATCGGTTATGAACCACCCTTTATCGTCTCCATTGTCCTGATCATGGCCTGGAGCATTATCATGGCGATCCTTCTGTTCGCCGGTCTTAAAAAGGGAATCGGCCTGCTCAGCAATATCCGCGTGTACGTTGGCTTTGGGATTCTGGTTTTCGTTCTGCTCTTCGGGCCATCCTTCTTCATGCTCAACAGCTTTACAGACGGTCTGGGCATGCTCATGCAGAACACCCTCCACCTTGTCTGCAACACAGACCCCTATGCCAAATCCGGCATTCCCCAAAACTGGACAGTCTTTTATTACGCCTGGTACATTACCATGTCCATCCAAAACGGGGTATTTTATGGCCGTATCTCCAAAGGGCGTACTGTGCGTGAGCTTGTTCTGGGGCTTCTGGGCGCCACGGTCATCGGCACATATATGTTCTTTATCGTGTTCCAGGGCTTCTCTATCAATACCTTCCTGGAGCAGGGGCTAGATCTTGGTGCGATCCTCGCTGAGGGCGGACAGGGCGCTGCCATCGCAGCCATCTGGAAATACCTCCCCTTTGCCGGTATCCTTATGCCTGTACTCTTTATCTTTGCCAATATCTGTATGCAGACCCTCTTAAACGCCAACGCCTACAGCATGGCCATGTCCACGACCAAGGTACTGAAAAGCGGTCAGGAACCGCCTTCCTGGATCAAAATTTTCTGGTCATTGTGTATTGGCGTCATCAGTATTGCCCTGCTGATGATCGGCGGCATCCGCCCCTTCCAGACCATCACCGTCATCTGCGGCGTTCCCGCCCTTGCGATCATCGCGCTGATGGCTCTGTCCTTTTTCAAGGATATTAAAAAGAATGGCTGGAAGCTGTCCGGGGAACAGCTCCCTGAAAATATTTCCAATATTTCCGAAAAACCGATTGCGACAAAACCTGAAGATTCCCCTAAAATAAAAGCCTGA
- a CDS encoding sigma-54 interaction domain-containing protein yields MDNEFKHSAEYMEYLNALPKEMYIKILENIFTGILVNDREGNTIYVNPAVTRHYGKRPEEMVALRNWGIWQGVVSPPAYKEMLEVRRTLFYRQMHFNSQEVLTTIINPVLDNDQELELMVSVIQENIESFDKVYEEESGISGEQESPFKNIIGESQNYMKELVLLRRASKSKTPILILGESGVGKSLIAKFIHDASDRKDQPFWAINCAAIPENLLESELFGYVPHAFTGAGGKGKKGLIQLADRGTLFLDEIGDLPLSLQAKLLYVIESGKFLPIGSETYVEADVRILTATNQNLEKLIEERKFREDLYWRINAIMSKIPPLRDRKDDIIPLAFHFLKINNQNNTIQKKFSSQFLPLLLKYHWPGNIRELKNVIDRCYILSPGYTIQPDKLPDYIFKEEDRVSNADSLNFDVMMEAYERQVVREMYRAEKTIAGVQKKLNMSQNKAYRLVKKYCADLIEK; encoded by the coding sequence ATGGATAATGAATTTAAGCACAGCGCGGAGTATATGGAATACCTGAATGCGCTTCCGAAGGAAATGTATATTAAAATACTTGAAAATATTTTCACCGGGATTTTAGTAAATGACAGGGAAGGAAATACCATTTATGTTAATCCGGCGGTTACCAGGCATTATGGAAAGAGACCGGAGGAGATGGTGGCACTGCGTAACTGGGGGATATGGCAGGGGGTTGTCAGCCCGCCTGCCTATAAAGAGATGCTTGAGGTCAGGCGTACGCTTTTTTACAGGCAGATGCATTTTAACTCACAGGAAGTTCTGACGACCATCATCAACCCGGTGCTTGACAATGATCAGGAGCTGGAGCTGATGGTTTCGGTTATTCAGGAGAACATCGAGAGCTTTGATAAGGTTTACGAAGAGGAGTCAGGAATTTCCGGCGAGCAGGAGAGCCCTTTTAAAAATATTATTGGCGAAAGCCAGAATTATATGAAAGAGCTGGTGCTTTTAAGGCGGGCATCAAAATCAAAAACACCGATTTTAATTCTGGGAGAGTCAGGAGTGGGGAAATCCTTAATCGCTAAATTTATCCATGATGCCAGTGACCGAAAAGATCAGCCCTTTTGGGCCATCAACTGTGCGGCGATTCCTGAGAATCTGCTGGAGTCTGAGCTTTTTGGCTATGTGCCCCATGCCTTTACCGGCGCTGGTGGAAAAGGAAAGAAGGGACTGATCCAGCTGGCGGACCGTGGAACGCTGTTTTTAGATGAAATTGGTGATTTGCCTTTATCCTTGCAGGCAAAGCTGTTATACGTGATTGAATCGGGAAAATTTCTTCCCATTGGATCAGAAACCTATGTGGAAGCAGATGTCAGAATTTTGACAGCGACCAACCAGAATCTTGAGAAGCTCATTGAGGAAAGAAAATTTCGGGAGGACCTGTACTGGCGGATTAATGCCATTATGTCTAAAATTCCTCCGCTCAGAGATCGGAAGGATGATATTATACCACTTGCCTTTCATTTTCTGAAAATAAACAATCAGAATAATACCATTCAAAAAAAGTTTTCGTCACAGTTTTTGCCGCTGCTTTTAAAATATCATTGGCCAGGCAATATCCGGGAGCTGAAAAATGTCATTGACCGGTGCTATATTCTGTCACCGGGATATACCATACAGCCGGATAAGCTGCCCGACTATATTTTTAAGGAGGAGGACAGAGTGAGCAATGCGGACAGTCTGAACTTTGATGTGATGATGGAGGCCTATGAGCGGCAGGTGGTCCGTGAAATGTACCGCGCTGAAAAAACAATTGCCGGCGTTCAGAAAAAACTGAATATGTCGCAGAATAAAGCCTACCGTTTGGTAAAAAAGTATTGTGCGGATTTAATTGAAAAATAA
- a CDS encoding trimethylamine methyltransferase family protein yields the protein MYLNRNLHEKFMSPNDIQMIHEYTLKVLDEIGIIFESERALEVFKHHGARVDGETVYISEQLLHEALKTAPSEFELFALDNSVKIGKRYEPVTVGNPAHFQIIHTDGSIKNTTLDDVVNFHKLAETSEVIRMSTSVGYDTDDIDKTLDNMYMPYVALGLKYSSKPVYQANAVTPLNWKNKDLTEAAREIAVFHKKFFDIWDKPVVLSNLALLSPLAVGSEVLANMFGLIEENQPVIFIDCGMTNLTSPPTLMGSIIQSNATLLAAIVLTQLVNPGVPAMFGSVSGPTDMRTLQLAVGAPESMLIQMGLLAMGRFYNLPIRTGVGVSSALDADYQAGAETMMMLTTGLVGKSDFILNTAGPLATYNMGSYEKYVLDEITASYLKRVNQGIMISDKKACFDLMKKVGPRGDYLKGRTSRDYREEHYLPKIFNRHGGNSTVLIEQNGTLRDRAGREVKERLEAYQLPETTKTQQKLLNEYLPPQFRY from the coding sequence ATGTATCTAAATCGTAATCTACATGAAAAATTCATGAGTCCCAACGACATCCAGATGATTCATGAATACACATTAAAGGTTCTAGACGAAATCGGAATAATTTTTGAAAGCGAGCGTGCTTTGGAGGTTTTCAAACATCATGGCGCCCGTGTTGATGGAGAAACCGTCTATATCAGTGAACAGCTTTTACACGAGGCGCTTAAAACCGCACCCTCAGAATTTGAATTATTTGCACTGGATAATTCTGTTAAAATCGGCAAACGTTACGAGCCTGTTACCGTTGGTAATCCGGCACATTTCCAAATCATCCATACAGATGGTTCTATCAAAAACACCACTCTGGACGATGTCGTCAATTTCCATAAGCTGGCAGAAACCAGCGAGGTCATACGCATGAGCACCAGCGTTGGTTACGATACAGACGATATTGATAAAACATTGGACAACATGTATATGCCCTATGTCGCTCTGGGCCTCAAGTACAGCTCCAAACCAGTTTATCAGGCAAACGCAGTCACCCCACTGAATTGGAAGAATAAAGATTTAACCGAAGCGGCCAGGGAAATTGCCGTCTTTCATAAAAAATTCTTTGACATCTGGGACAAGCCAGTCGTGCTGTCAAACCTTGCCCTCCTTTCACCGTTGGCTGTTGGCAGCGAGGTTCTCGCAAATATGTTTGGTCTCATCGAAGAAAATCAGCCAGTCATTTTTATCGACTGCGGCATGACAAATCTTACCTCACCGCCAACCCTGATGGGCTCAATCATTCAGAGCAACGCAACGCTTCTCGCAGCCATCGTACTAACACAGCTTGTTAACCCAGGTGTACCAGCCATGTTCGGAAGCGTGAGCGGACCGACGGATATGCGCACTTTACAGCTCGCTGTCGGCGCCCCTGAATCTATGCTTATTCAAATGGGTTTGCTGGCAATGGGACGCTTTTACAACCTGCCGATCCGGACGGGTGTTGGTGTTTCCAGCGCTCTGGACGCCGACTATCAGGCCGGCGCGGAAACCATGATGATGCTGACAACGGGCCTTGTCGGAAAATCTGACTTTATCCTGAACACAGCCGGGCCGCTGGCAACCTACAATATGGGCAGCTACGAAAAATATGTGCTGGATGAAATAACAGCCAGTTATCTGAAACGCGTGAATCAGGGGATTATGATCTCCGATAAAAAAGCCTGCTTTGATCTGATGAAAAAGGTAGGGCCAAGAGGAGACTACCTCAAGGGTAGAACCTCCAGAGATTACCGTGAGGAACACTATCTGCCAAAGATTTTCAACCGTCATGGCGGAAACTCGACAGTTCTTATTGAACAAAATGGCACCTTAAGAGACAGAGCTGGCAGAGAAGTAAAGGAACGTCTTGAGGCTTACCAGCTTCCAGAAACCACAAAGACTCAGCAAAAACTGCTCAACGAATACCTGCCGCCGCAATTCCGTTATTGA
- a CDS encoding MFS transporter, with translation MNQTMSKGKRNLILVLLSFLAGMVFFIPYFRLSYYDQMIRILGLTNTQLGFIGTSVAFINFICYIPSGYMADKFNSKTLLVISAFGMAATSLIYSLLPSYTIILIIHGFFSIFSILTFWSPYLKYLRMLGNESEQGKIFGLSEAFRGVIATVISFLCLWVLGIFTNETLGFQAVIWVNVALFILIAVALIFILPKDIKEASNHSAAAKLRLIDALKLKGTWLTIFVIACGITIYIACTGYLGTYTTQILNLPENIASAISIVRNYIIVFLSGVIGGIIADKLSTKSKAVAIFFACSAAISLFLIFSSQIIALSIILTLVLSLCFNAIKSTYWSVMGEAGIPLEMTGICTGVISCIGFIPEIIVSPVAGSWIDAAAAAGNLQAGFNKIFILIAVAGVLGILASFLVDREWKSAGNKFEN, from the coding sequence ATGAATCAGACAATGTCCAAAGGTAAGCGCAATCTTATTCTGGTACTGCTGAGCTTCTTGGCCGGCATGGTGTTTTTTATTCCATATTTTCGTTTATCCTACTATGATCAGATGATCCGTATTTTAGGGCTTACCAATACCCAGCTCGGTTTTATCGGCACATCTGTGGCTTTTATCAATTTTATTTGCTATATTCCCAGCGGTTATATGGCCGACAAGTTTAACTCCAAAACTCTGTTGGTTATCAGCGCTTTCGGCATGGCGGCCACGTCCCTTATCTACTCTCTGCTCCCTTCCTACACCATCATTTTAATCATTCATGGGTTCTTTTCAATTTTCAGCATCCTGACTTTCTGGTCCCCCTATTTAAAATATTTAAGAATGCTGGGAAATGAGTCCGAACAGGGAAAAATCTTCGGCTTGAGCGAGGCCTTCAGAGGTGTTATCGCCACGGTTATCTCATTTTTATGCCTGTGGGTTCTTGGGATCTTCACCAATGAAACTCTCGGCTTTCAGGCTGTGATCTGGGTAAATGTCGCTCTCTTTATCCTCATTGCCGTTGCCCTTATTTTTATCCTGCCAAAGGATATCAAGGAAGCGTCCAATCATTCAGCGGCTGCAAAGCTTCGCCTGATCGATGCGCTTAAATTAAAAGGTACCTGGCTGACAATTTTTGTTATCGCCTGCGGCATCACTATTTACATTGCGTGCACAGGCTATCTGGGGACTTATACCACGCAAATCCTCAATCTGCCAGAGAATATCGCCAGCGCTATTTCAATTGTGCGCAACTATATTATTGTTTTTCTTTCTGGTGTCATTGGCGGTATCATTGCCGACAAGCTATCAACCAAAAGCAAAGCCGTAGCTATTTTCTTTGCCTGTTCAGCGGCCATCAGCCTGTTTCTGATTTTCAGCAGTCAAATTATCGCCCTGTCAATCATCTTGACACTGGTTCTGTCCCTTTGTTTTAACGCCATCAAATCAACCTATTGGTCTGTCATGGGTGAAGCCGGAATTCCACTAGAGATGACGGGCATCTGCACGGGCGTTATTTCCTGTATTGGCTTTATCCCTGAAATTATCGTCAGCCCTGTCGCGGGGTCCTGGATCGATGCCGCTGCCGCTGCTGGCAACCTCCAAGCTGGTTTCAACAAGATTTTTATTTTAATTGCTGTCGCTGGCGTTCTCGGAATTCTTGCAAGCTTTTTGGTTGACAGAGAATGGAAAAGTGCTGGAAATAAATTTGAAAATTGA
- a CDS encoding sigma-54 interaction domain-containing protein, with amino-acid sequence MENTQKHSEKYQKYLASLPKETYIKILENIFTGIYVNDKDGNTIYANPAVTRHYGKTPEELIDLPNWGIWQGIVSPPVYKEMLEKQRTLFYRQMHFNSQEILTTIATPVMDENNELELMVGVLQENITDFDKTYEENQMRFVKAKDSISPFKNIVSESRNYLKELVLLRRAAKSKTPILLLGESGVGKSLAAKYIHDSSDRKDKPFMDINCAAIPENLLESELFGYAPHSFTGASSKGKKGLIQLADGGTLFLDEIGDLPLSLQAKILYVIETGKFLPIGSETYMEANVRIITATNQNLKKRISKKKFREDLYWRINAISSTIPPLRKRKADIVPLAFHFLKLNNKTHTIQKFFAPEFLPLLLQYDWPGNVRELKNVIDRCYILSPGYTIYPDKLPKDISLLEDSYYESASNDYDSIMDSFERQLIREVFKKEKTIASVQRELGLSQNKAYRLVKKYCMDLMKKDG; translated from the coding sequence ATGGAAAACACACAAAAACACAGTGAGAAATACCAGAAATATTTAGCGTCATTGCCAAAAGAAACTTACATAAAAATATTGGAAAATATTTTTACAGGTATCTATGTGAATGATAAGGATGGAAATACCATTTACGCCAATCCGGCGGTGACGCGGCATTATGGGAAAACGCCGGAGGAGCTCATTGATCTTCCAAATTGGGGAATATGGCAGGGCATAGTAAGCCCGCCTGTATATAAAGAAATGCTGGAAAAGCAGAGAACGCTTTTTTATCGCCAAATGCATTTTAACTCGCAGGAAATATTGACAACCATTGCGACACCGGTCATGGATGAAAATAATGAACTGGAGTTAATGGTTGGCGTTTTACAGGAGAATATTACAGATTTTGACAAAACCTATGAAGAAAATCAGATGAGGTTTGTCAAAGCTAAAGACAGCATCAGTCCTTTCAAAAACATTGTAAGCGAAAGCCGGAATTACCTGAAAGAGCTCGTGCTTCTGAGGCGTGCGGCTAAGTCGAAAACACCGATATTGTTATTAGGGGAATCCGGCGTTGGAAAATCGCTCGCCGCAAAATATATTCATGATTCCAGTGACCGGAAGGATAAGCCCTTTATGGATATTAACTGTGCGGCCATTCCGGAAAATCTGTTGGAGTCTGAGCTGTTTGGCTACGCACCCCATTCTTTTACAGGCGCTTCCAGCAAGGGAAAGAAAGGGTTGATCCAGCTGGCTGATGGAGGAACATTGTTTCTGGATGAAATTGGTGATCTTCCGCTGTCGCTTCAGGCGAAAATACTGTATGTTATTGAGACTGGAAAGTTTCTTCCCATTGGTTCAGAAACATACATGGAGGCCAATGTGCGGATTATTACGGCGACAAACCAAAATTTGAAAAAACGTATTTCCAAAAAGAAGTTCAGGGAGGACTTATACTGGAGGATCAATGCGATTTCATCAACGATTCCGCCGCTAAGGAAGAGAAAGGCTGATATTGTGCCCCTGGCTTTCCATTTTCTGAAGCTAAACAATAAAACCCATACTATACAGAAGTTTTTTGCGCCGGAATTTTTACCTTTACTGCTGCAGTATGACTGGCCGGGAAATGTTCGGGAATTAAAAAACGTGATCGACCGTTGTTATATCCTTTCTCCAGGGTACACGATCTATCCTGATAAGCTGCCGAAGGATATTTCGCTTTTGGAGGACAGCTACTATGAAAGCGCCTCCAATGATTATGACTCGATTATGGATTCCTTTGAGCGGCAGCTTATACGGGAGGTATTTAAAAAAGAAAAGACCATCGCGAGTGTGCAGAGAGAGCTCGGGCTGTCTCAAAATAAGGCCTACCGGCTTGTTAAAAAGTACTGTATGGATTTAATGAAAAAGGACGGTTAA